One stretch of Cryptococcus decagattii chromosome 10, complete sequence DNA includes these proteins:
- a CDS encoding TATA-box-binding protein, with translation MSGLALPKASNAGPSGSNSKPEERQMLDGEGSIATRPPQKAVASVPEITAVDGLVPTLQNIVATVNLDCRLDLKTIALHARNAEYNPRRFAAVVMRIRDPRTTALIFASGKMVVTGAKSEDDSRLASRKYARIIQKLGFEAKFAEFKIQNMVGSCDVKFPIRLEGLAFSHGAFSSYEPELFPGLIYRMLKPKVVILIFVSGKIVLTGAKVREEIYMAFNQIYSVLLEFRKTT, from the exons ATGTCCGGCCTTGCCCTTCCCAAAGCCTCGAATGCTGGCCCTTCCGGCTCTAATAGCAAGCCAGAAGAGAGACAAATGCTTGACGGGGAAGGATCTATTGCCACAAGACCACCACAAAAAGCCGTCGCTAGTGTTCCAGAGATTACAGCGGTAGACGGTCTAGTGCCGACCTTACA AAACATTGTCGCAACCGTCAACCTCGACTGTCGTTTAGACTTGAAGACTATCGCCCTTCACGCTCGAAATGCGGAATACAACCCAAGA CGTTTCGCTGCCGTCGTCATGCGTATTCGTGATCCAAGAACAACGGCTTTGATTTTCGCTTCTGGAAAGATGGTCGTCACCGGTGCCAAATCTGAAGATGATTCTCGGTTAGCATCTCGTAAATACGCCCGAATCATCCAGAAGCTTGGTTTTGAGGCCAAGTTCGCCGAGTTCAAGATTCAGAACATGGTCGGCAGTTGTGATGTTAAGTTCCCTATCAGATTGGAAGGTCTGGCATTCAGCCACGGTGCATTCAGCAGTTATGAACCAGAA CTGTTTCCTGGCCTGATTTACCGTATGCTCAAGCCCAAAGTCGTCATCCTCATTTTCGTGTCCGGCAAAATTGTCCTCACTGGTGCAAAAGTCAGAGAAGAAATTTATATGGCGTTCAACCAGATCTACTCTGTGTTGCTCG AATTCCGAAAGACGACATAA
- a CDS encoding pyridoxamine 5'-phosphate oxidase translates to MSTQHVFGTSSTSSHRSASFSAPETVKLTTHNQYLTPRLLASELSPNPLLQFNAWFASALQPSQGEMAAGRKVNEPEAMTLSTATAQGIPSSRIVLLKTVDKTGFVFFTNYTSRKSEELLANPYAALTFYWREVSRQVRVVGKVEKISREESVEYFNTRPRGSRLGAWASKQSQPVEEGQLEEWVKSEEERWEGKEVECPKFWGGWRIVPFEVEFWSGQPSRLHDRFRYTRPEGSDGEWEIKKLSPIEIYISNVWLSSSIAII, encoded by the exons ATGTCTACCCAACACGTCTTCGGCACCTCATCCACCTCCTCTCATCGCTCGGCATCCTTTTCTGCTCCTGAGACTGTCAAGCTCACCACCCATAATCAGTATCTGACTCCACGACTACTCGCTTCCGAGCTCTCCCCCAATCCTCTTTTACAATTCAATGCCTGGTTCGCGTCTGCTCTCCAACCCTCTCAGGGTGAAATGGCTGCTGGTCGCAAAGTCAATGAACCAGAGGCTATGACTCTCTCCACCGCTACCGCCCAAGGtatcccttcttctcgaaTAGTATTGCTCAAAACTGTGGATAAGACAGGGTttgtcttcttcacaaaCTATACCTCACGCAAGTCAGAAGAACTTCTTGCAAACCCTTATGCGGCACTTACGTTCTACTGGCGAGAAGTATCAAGACAGGTCAGAGTGGTAGGCAAGGTCGAGAAAATTAGTAGGGAGGAGAGTGTAGAGTATTTCAACACCCGACCGAGGGGCAGCAGACTGGGCGCTTGGGCGAGTAAGCAGAGTCAGCCGGTGGAAGAGGGTCAATTGGAAGAATGGGTGAAGAGTGAGGAGGAGCGctgggaagggaaagaagtgGAGTGTCCCAAGTTCTGGGGTGGTTGGAGGATCGTTCCATT CGAGGTTGAGTTTTGGTCTGGACAGCCTTCTCGATTGCATGACCGATTTAGGTACACCCGaccagaaggaagtgacgGAGAGTGGGAGATCAAGAAGCTTTCCCC AATAGAA ATATACATATCAAATGTATGGTTGTCAAGCTCTATTGCAATTATCTGA